One window from the genome of Salvia miltiorrhiza cultivar Shanhuang (shh) chromosome 7, IMPLAD_Smil_shh, whole genome shotgun sequence encodes:
- the LOC130991173 gene encoding uncharacterized protein LOC130991173 — MSNLELNNFIGVRMKKGLRKLCNGERSTSIVDACMMGERERQPTLEEMILGLEMEEKGRKSKMEAHRMSCVSSCDILRSARKALNQYPRFSLDGKDAMYRSSFRPAVVGGESVIWCKPGVVGKLMGLDAMPIPLNTYYRRERLSAIIRRQTDTRCRRGLGSCSRAAYCVVKPNRWN; from the coding sequence ATGAGTAATCTGGAGCTGAACAACTTTATAGGAGTGAGGATGAAGAAAGGGTTGAGAAAGCTGTGCAACGGAGAGAGGTCGACCTCGATTGTGGATGCGTGCATgatgggggagagagagaggcagccgACATTGGAGGAGATGATCCTAGGATTGGAGATGGAGGAGAAGGGTAGAAAGAGCAAGATGGAAGCGCACAGAATGTCGTGCGTGAGCAGCTGCGACATCCTGCGCAGCGCCAGAAAGGCGTTGAATCAGTATCCCCGGTTCTCTCTGGACGGGAAGGACGCCATGTACCGGTCCTCCTTCAGGCCGGCGGTGGTGGGAGGGGAGAGCGTGATTTGGTGCAAGCCGGGGGTGGTGGGGAAGCTCATGGGGCTGGACGCCATGCCTATTCCGTTGAACACGTATTATAGGAGGGAGAGGCTCAGCGCCATCATTAGGCGCCAGACCGACACCCGCTGCCGGAGAGGACTCGGATCTTGCTCCAGAGCTGCCTATTGTGTTGTCAAACCCAACAGATGGAATTAA
- the LOC130991172 gene encoding zinc finger protein CONSTANS-LIKE 14-like, whose translation MVSCDFCGERQAILYCRADSAKLCLSCDQHVHCANALSKKHLRSQICDNCAAEPASFRCSTDGLVLCQDCDWDAHGSRLVAAAHDRCPIDSFSGCPSAFELAAAWGLEIEEKKPASCEWGGLLEELMVPNASSMIYSDCGGELVKKKKNPSCGKQKQVILKQLIELIADGGGGDGEDVGPGTPSGGAWRQESFCGQYEEQPQEQQQELPQGGGFTSLLMLQTPANQKEERNMLWNTTACDHSAQIWDFNLGQLRGHEESSPVELEFGGSDVYTMKRYGELLKEASLAKRRGVDVSGVNCSITQEDIIPFNSATNNQTPSQGPATSESNNAPVARPSSCSGLTKPESLGGSKDMQFTSQSILMTSESVAAMSKSDMELLAKNRGNAMQRYKEKKKTRRYDKHIRYESRKARADTRKRVKGRFVKAHEAPAG comes from the exons ATGGTTTCGTGTGATTTCTGTGGCGAGCGGCAGGCGATACTCTACTGCCGCGCGGACAGCGCCAAGCTCTGCCTCTCATGTGACCAGCACGTGCACTGCGCCAACGCCCTCTCAAAGAAGCATCTCCGCTCCCAGATCTGCGACAACTGCGCCGCCGAGCCGGCGTCCTTCCGCTGCTCCACCGACGGCCTCGTGCTCTGCCAGGATTGCGATTGGGACGCGCACGGCAGCCGCCTCGTGGCCGCCGCCCACGATCGCTGCCCTATCGACAGTTTCTCGGGCTGTCCGTCGGCGTTCGAGCTCGCGGCGGCCTGGGGTTTGGAGATTGAGGAGAAGAAGCCAGCGTCTTGCGAGTGGGGAGGGTTGCTGGAGGAGCTCATGGTGCCGAATGCGAGTTCGATGATTTATTCCGACTGCGGGGGCGAattggtgaagaagaagaagaatccgAGCTGCGGGAAGCAGAAGCAGGTGATTTTGAAGCAGCTAATCGAATTGATAGCGGATGGCGGCGGCGGAGATGGGGAGGATGTAGGACCGGGGACACCGAGCGGCGGTGCGTGGCGACAGGAGAGTTTTTGCGGACAGTATGAGGAGCAACCTCAAGAGCAGCAGCAGGAATTGCCGCAGGGCGGAGGGTTTACGTCGTTGCTAATGTTGCAGACGCCGGCCAATCAGAAGGAGGAACGCAACATGTTGTGGAACACCACTGCATGTGATCACAGCGCGCAG ATATGGGACTTCAACCTGGGACAATTGAGGGGCCATGAGGAGTCTAGCCCTGTTGAACTAGAATTTGGAGGAAGTGACGTGTACACTATGAAAAGGTATGGGGAACTACTGAAAGAAGCATCCTTGGCCAAGAGAAGAGGGGTGGATGTCTCTGGAGTGAACTGTTCTATCACCCAGGAAGATATAATCCCCTTTAAT AGTGCCACCAATAACCAGACGCCTAGTCAGGGGCCTGCTACATCAGAGAGCAATAATGCACCTGTAGCAAGGCCATCATCATGTTCAGGTTTAACCAAACCTGAATCCTTAGGTGGTTCAAAAGATATGCAGTTCACGAGTCAGTCTATTCTAATGACGAGTGAAAGTGTGGCAGCTATGTCAAAGAGTGACATGGAGCTTCTGGCAAAGAATAGAGGCAATGCTATGCAACGATacaaggagaagaagaaaacaaGAAG ATATGACAAGCACATACGATATGAATCAAGAAAAGCACGAGCAGATACCAGGAAGCGAGTGAAGGGCCGATTTGTGAAAGCTCATGAAGCTCCAGCGGGATGA